CTTTCAGCTTCTCAATTATTTTATTATATTCAAGTACTCTGTATGTTTTTTCATTCATCGGTTTTTATTCCATCTTCTTTTTATAGCGATCAAGTTCTCCCTTTAACTGAATATTTTCCATCTGAATATCAAAGAAACTGCTTTCCAAATCCTTGTATTTCGCTTCCAGCTCATTCACCATATCACTGGAGGATTCCATGAGCTGTACTTCGGCTTTAGCGGAATCTTCTTTTAGTTTCTTTATCTCCGCATCCTTTTCTTCCATAAGCTGCTGCAGATCTGTCAGCTGATTTTCAAAGCTGTCTTTTAATTCTGATTTTTGATTATTTAGCTCTTTGATTTCTTCCTGCTGTTGTATATGGCTCTTTTTCGCCTCTTCCCAGAGCTGAACATAATGCTCCGTATCTTTTTCAGCCTGAGCATTGGTTACTTCTAAGTGTTGAAATCTTTCCAGCGCACTAAAATAGTCATCCGCTATATTTACCGCAGAAAGCACCGCTATGGAGGATAATGGACCGGAATTTAATGCCTGCGAGATTTCCTTCATCTTAACGTCGACATAGTCCGCAACCTTTATAATGTGCTCTCTGGCTTTACTTCCCATAATCGTATATTCCTGACCAAAAATCTTTACGGTTACTTTATTATTATCCATTTTTCTTTCCCCCTTGCAACCACAACTACATGTCTCTCAGTACAGCATCCAGTTCATTTTTCAGCGCTTCTAATACCTTGTTGTGAACCTTCGCCACATCATCATCCGTCAAAGTCATTTCTTCCGAACGGTAGGTCAGATTAAATGCGGCACTCTTCTTTCCTTCCGCCACTTGTTTGCCTCTATATACGTCAAACAGTTCGACCTTTTCCAAAATTTTTCCGCCGTTAGCTTTGATGATTTCTCTGATTTTTCCTACCGGAACCGCTTCGTCCACAAGGAGAGCAATGTCTCTTGATGTAGAAGGATATTTTGGCAGCGGCTTATAAACGACTTCCCGATCCGATTTGCTCAGTACATTGTCGAAGAATAGCTCACAAACATAGCAGCGGGCTGCAATGCCATATTTCTCTGTAACATCCGGATGAACCTCGCCCATGATTCCCAGTTCCATATCCTCCAGTACTATTCTTGCACATCTGCCCGGATGGTATACACCATACTCGCTCTCCCGCTCAAAGGCCACGTCGGTTATTCCAAGTACGTTTAAAAGCTCTGTGACCATACCTTTCAGCGTATAGAAGGATTCATCCCGGCCGTATAGCCCGATACACATGGAATCCGATTCTTCCGGAAGCTGATGCGGGTCTGACAAGTTGGCCATAAAGGTATTGCCCAATTCAAAGGCTCTTACCGCTTCTATATTTCTTCTGTAGTTGGTCCCCAGTACTTCCATCATATTTGGAGTCAGTATGGTACGCATAACAGAGGTTTCTTCTCCCAAAGGATTCAACAGTCTGACAAAGCTTCTTTCCCACGAGTCCTCGTCGATTCTCACATTGTCCACGCTCTTCGGGCTGCAGAAGGAATACGTCTGAACCTCATTGGCTCCCAGTGCGCACATGGTGTCTCTGGCCAGATCCTTTAATGTTCTTGCTTTGGATTTGCAAGCTTCCGTATCGCTCTTTGGCAGGGTGGTCGGAAGCTTATCATAACCATACATTCTCGCGATTTCTTCTACGTAATCCTCTTCAATTTCTAAGTCCTGACGAATTGTCGGCGGGGTAACGGTCAGAATGTTTCCTTCTCCCGCCACTTTCATCTCAAGTCTTTCAAGAAATTCTTCCATGACTTCCCGGCTAAGCTTTATGCCCAGCACCTTATTGATGCGGTCTACTCTCACATCTAAAGTTTTAGCTCTTTCAACCGCAGGATACACATCCACGCTGCCCTTGCATACCGTTCCGGCTCCCAGAAGTTCAATCAGCCTGCACACTCTGTCCGCTGCCGCTTCACAGAGATTCGGATCGATCCCCTTCTCAAATCGAGCGGAAGCTTCCGTACGAAGCCCCAGCTTTTTTGAAGTTGCCCGAACACTGTCGCCGCTAAAATTGGCAGATTCTATCATAATCGTAGCAGTATCCGGTTCGATTTCGGAGTTCATTCCTCCCATGACACCGGCAATAGCAACTGCTTTTTTGCCATCCTTAATGAGCAGCATATCCCTCGTAAGCTTTCGTTCTGTTCCGTCCAGCGTTGTGAAAAGTTCTCCTTCTTCCGCCGTATCGACTACGATCCGGTTCTCTTCCACTCTTCGGATGTCGAAAGCATGTAAAGGCTGGCCGTACTCCAGCATAACAAAGTTTGTAATATCAACAATGTTATTGATCGGCCTCATGCCGGCTGCAATCAATCTCTTTTGAAGCCACCAGGGAGACTGCTCTATTTTTACATCTGTTACAATTCTTGCCACATATCTCTTACATAGTTCCGGCCTTTTCACCTCAACACGGATATGTTCTTCGGCGTTTCCCTTTTCGTTGGTACAAACCGTATCCGGATAGCACAGCTTTTCTTTAAAAGTAGCCGCCGCTTCTCTGGCCATACCAATCATGGACAGGCAGTCCGGGCGGTTCGGCGTAATTTCAAAGTCCACTACAGCCATTTTCAGGCCCAAGGCTTCTGTAAGCTCCTGCCCGATGGGATATTCTTCACCAAGAATCCAGATTCCTTCTTTATGAGCCACCGGAATCACCTTATCTCCCAATCCAAGCTCTGCCGCCGAGCAAAGCATTCCAAAGGATTCAACCCCTCGAAGCTTTCCCTTCGTGATCTTTACTCCGCCTTCCTGCTTCGGCTGTCCGTGAATCGGTCCGGGTATCGTGCTCCCGTGAAGAGCTACCGGAACACAGGCTCCCTCAAATACATTAGCCGCTCCGGTAACGATCTGAACGGGGCCTTCCTGTCCTGCATCCACCTGACAAACAACCAGCTTATCCGCGTCGGGATGTTTCTCGATCTTTAAGATCTTTCCCACGACAACTTTGTCGGTGTTTTCACCGAAATATTCAACAGTCTCAAGGTTTGAGCCTGACATAATCATTTTATCGCAGAATTCATCTACGCTTACATTTACATCTGTATAATCTTTTAGCCACTCTACTGGAACTAACATGGCGGTACCTCCTATTTGAACTGGTTGATGAATCTCATATCATTTTCATAGAAATTTCGGATGTCATCAACTCCATATTTAAGCATTGCAATTCTTTCCACACCCATGCCAAAGGCAAAACCGGTATACTTTTCCGTATCAATCTTGCCGACTTTCAGCACATTTGGATGTACCATGCCACATCCCAAAATTTCGATCCAGCCGCTTCCTTTGCAGACATTGCAGCCTTTACCGCCGCATTTGAAACAGGAAACATCCATTTCCGCACTGGGCTCCGTAAACGGGAAATGGTGCGGTCTGAATTTTGTCTTTGAGTCCGAACCAAACAACTGTTTTGCAAAGCTGTCCAGAGTTCCTTTTAAGTCCGCCATGGTGATTCCCTCATCTACTACAAGGCCTTCTACCTGATGGAACATCGGCGAATGGGTTGCATCCGGCGTATCACAGCGGAAACATCTTCCCGGAGAAATAATCTTAATCGGGGGTTTCTGCTTCATCAGCGTTCTGGCCTGTACCGGCGACGTCTGGGTTCGGAGCAATATATCTTCTGAAATATAGAAAGTATCGGAAAAATCTCTGGCTGGGTGATTCGGTCCTGCATTGAGGGCATCAAAGTTATTGAATACCGTTTCCACCTCGGGGCCTTCCGCAATGGAAAATCCCATGGACATGAACACTCTTGATATTTCTTCTATGGTAATCGTCAGCGGATGTTTGACTCCCAGCTCATATTTCACACCGGGTTCCGTTACGTCGATGGTTTCCAGCTTGAACTTTTCCTGTTTTGCTGCTTCCTTGACCATCGCAAATTTTTCCTCCAGCAGTCCTTCTATCTCTGCTCTCACGCTGTTTGCTGCTGCTCCAAGGCTCTTTCTCTCTTCCGGGGCAAGTTTTCCCATGGATTTAAGAATGTCAGTCAATTCACCTTTCTTTCCAAGAATCTTCACTCTGATTTCTTCTGTTTCAACTTGTGAGGAAGCCTTTTTTATCTGATCTTTGGCTTCCTGCAAAATCCTACTTAATTGAGTCTGCATTTTATAATCCTCTCTATATCTTAAAATTTATATCATTCGCTCTGTCTCTCTCATCCGTGCCGCATTGCTTCATACATGAGTATAGCCGCTGCCACCGACGCATTTAACGATTCGATAGATCCGGACATAGGAATCTTGACTACCTCATCGGAATGTTTCTTAAACACTTCACAAATGCCGTTTCCCTCATTTCCTATCACAAGGCCTATATGGTTCTTTAAGTCTGTTTCGTAGTAATATTTATCCGTTTCAAAGCCTGTGCTCACCACCCGCTTGCCATGCTTTTTTAAGAGCTGAATCGTCTGCTCCGGTGAATCCGAAAACAGTAGGGGCATTCTGAAAAGAGAACCTGTACAAGCCCGCACGACTTTAGGGGAAAAAATATCCACGGTGCCCTTTAAAATGATAATGCCGGCATATCCTGCCGCATCAGCCGTTCGTATCATAGTGCCTGCATTTCCCGGATCCTGCAGCCGGTCTAAAACCAAAATATTACCGTTCCCCTGTCTCTCTGCCTCAAAGAAGCTGTCCTCTGCCACAGAATTTTTTTGAACGATTCCCATGACACCTTGAGAATTTTCAGTTTTTGCACAGCTTGCAAACAGCTGCTCCTCAAAAATCAGAATGTTTTCCTCTCCTGCTTTTCCAAGCTCCGCCGCATAACGCTCGCAAAGTCCTGTTATTTCGGCTCGCCTGCCTGCCGTTTCATCCAGGATCAGAAAATCCGGTACGATGTTATTTTTTAAGGCTTCTTCTATCAAGTTAGGGCCTTCGATGATGTACCGCCCCCATTTTTCTCTGTATTTTCGGCTTTCAAGCTGCAAGCACATTTTATATATTTTATTTTCATGGGAAGTAATTTTTTTCATAAATCACCAGTCAACCTATTCTGTCCGCCGTGCTACAGCGCCGGACAGAATATTAAAAGAAAAAGCCGGTTATGGTACCGGCTTTTTTGTTAAATATTCTAAAAACCCTTTCTTTCTCTATTCAAAAAAGACGGTATTACAAAGTCTGAATCTTCACCTGAAAGCAGGTCGTCGTCTCTGCTCTCTGTTTCCGCAGCTTTTTCTGCCGGAACCTGTTCTTCTGTCTTTCCAACAGGTTTAAATATGCCGGCAGCCGCTTCACTGGGTCTCGCTTCAAAACCCGTAGCGATAACTGTGACCAAAATTTCATCTTGAAGATCTTCTTTAATGGAAGCACCGAAGATAACAATAGCATCTTCACCAGCAGCATCTTCAATCTGAGCCGCCGCCTGACTGACTTCAAGCATACCCATGTCATAACCGCCCATGATGTTGAGGATAATGGCTTTCGCTCCATCAATGGAGGTTTCCAGAAGCGGACTTTCAATAGCATTCTTAACAGCTTCTTCCACTCTGCTGTCGCCGGAGGCTCTGCCGACACCCATGTGCGCAATGCCTCTATCGCTCATAACGGTCTTCACATCCGCGAAGTCCAGATTGATCAAACCGGCTTCCGCTATCAAGTCTGAAATGCCTTGAACACCCTGTTTTAAAACTTCATCTGCCATACTGAACGCCTGCAGCATCGAGGTGTTTTTTTCCGCCACTTGAAGCAATCTGTCGTTGGGAACCACCACGAGGGAATCCACATATTTTTTTAATAAGCTGATACCCAGTTCAGCGTGCTGCCTTCTCCTTTTTCCTTCAAAGGTAAACGGTTTTGTAACAACGCCCACCGTAAGGATGTCCATGTCCTTGGCAATCTTCGCAATGACCGGTGCCGCCCCGGTACCGGTGCCGCCTCCCATTCCGGCGGTAATGAAAACCATATCGGAACCTTGAATAAATTTAGAAATATCTTCAATATTTTCTTCCGCGGCCTTTTGTCCTATCTCCGGATTCGCTCCTGCCCCAAGTCCCTTCGTAAGCTTTTCGCCAATCTGGATCTTTGTTTCCGCCAAGCTTCCGGCTAATGCCTGCTTGTCCGTATTAACAGCCATATAAGTAACGCCCTTCAGGCCTTTTTCAATCATTCGATTTACAGCATTGCAGCCACCGCCACCAACACCTATTACCTTTATTTGGGCAGTATTTTGTTCATTTACTTCAAACTGCAGCATTATCAAGTAACCTCCTGTCACTATAGCACAAAATTAAAATACATATTAATGCTTTATTATACCATAAATAATGTATGTTTGCACTATTATTCCTCAATATTTTGTTCATTTTTTAACTCGCTTTTTCGATTTTTTCTTTCAAAGTACTTGTCTATAGCAAGCCTTCTTAAAACCGCCAGATTGTTAAATAATCTGCCTCCGAAAACAAAGATAGCCGCAAAATAAAGAGGTACTCCCAGCTTATCTCCCACATAAGTTAGGACCATTGCCAGCAAGGCATTGGTAACAAAACCGGATATGAAAATCAGGCTGTTATACTTTTCCTCCATCATGGAACGGGCCGCACCCACAATAGAGTCCATTGCTGCCAGAAGCCCCATAGTAATATAAAAGGAATATTCCGCCGGATACGAAATATCCAGGCCAAACCCTAATGCCAGTCCGAGTGCCAGACCTATTATAATCGCAAAAATCAATTCGTTCCCTCCTTTTGAAGCTTGTTCATATATTTATAGTTATATTCCCTTGAAACTGCGTCAATGGTGATGTCGTCCTTTAAGCGGACTTCAAACTGCACCCCCCAGTTTTTCAGTGATGTACCATACCCATCCGGATCTACAAGAGCGGCCGCCATTCTTTTGCCGTCTCCGATAGCTTTAATCCTAAAAGGCCTTGCATAGACCTCCCCGTTTATTCTCACCGTATATCCGGAGCAATAGATTGCCGTGTTTGCTGTGATCCGTTGTCCATTTACCGAGACAGCTTCTGCCCCGCAGCGGTTGAGTTCATTTATGATCATAAGAATGTCCGAATCGTGCACCAACAGATTATTGATATCTTCTCCGGCAAAAAGTTCCCGTGTCCCGTCGTCGATCAGAACCTCCACACCGGCTCCTTTCACTTTTTGCTGTCCGCTGGCCATTTTATACTTTTCCACATCCCGTTCCAGATTCTGCTTCATGTCCTCATCGGATTTCCCGTCGGAGGGATCCGCCTTTTCATAAGCAGCAAGCTTTGTTTTCGTCTCTTCGATCATAAGCTGAAGTTTCCCGATCTCTTCCTTCTCACTGCAGATTGTCGTCTCATAATCCTCAATGGTTTTAGGCGATACATATAACCGTTCTCCATCGCTGATTTTCATCTGACAGGCAAAACCGATTCCAATTATCATGCATATCACAAATGTGATCCAAATCATGTTTTTCTTCATCCTGCACCTCTGCCCATTATTCGGACTTTTCTTCGGCAACAGGCTTCGCATATTTAAAGTTGATGGTTCCCGTATATCTAGGTATCACCATGCTCTGCTTCTTTTCAGTGGTGACGATCAGATTGTATTTCAGCTTCATCGTGTCGATAATACCGCTTCTTATATTAATTGCGTCGTGGATGGTATCTGGGTTTCCAATGGCCTTGACATAGTACGGAGGTGCCGTAGGCGTTCCGTTGATGTTTACATTGCTGCCTGCCATGCTGATCTCCGTTGTTCCCACAATTCTCTGTTCATTGATAGAGACCGCTTCCGCTCCGGCTTCCTTTAATTTGTTTACCAGGCTTAAAAGCAGCTCATAGTTGTACATAATCGTACTGAAATCCTGCTCATATTCATCCGTTACCACCGGGTCTTTTATAGTGACCAGAACCCCTGGGCCCTGCACGTCCAAAACACCGGAGGACATTTTATATTTTTCCAGATCAGACACCAGACCGTTTATGAAATCATCCTCTTTGGCTTTATCTCCTTCTATGGAGTTCATCCGCTCTTCCAGTTCCATCAGCTGCTGTACCACGATTTCCTTTTCATCCTTTACCGTCTTAAGCTGTGCTTCATAGCCTCTTACTTTTGCCAAAGGAACCAGACCGCCCTGATCCCCGCCGGCAGTCATTCGTAATTGAATGGACAAAATCAGCCCTATAAACAGTGCCAGTATTCCCAGAACAATCAGCCCACTGTACTTCTTCATCTCATCTCTCCTACTCCACATTTGGATCAAAAGAACAATAATTATCCGATCCGATCTTTATCGTGCCTCTTTTAATACCTTTACTGTACATTTCATAAAGCGTCGTCTCCAGCTTCCCGTTCTTCAAGCTTTCCTTCAAGTTCTCAGGGGTGCCCTCACAGACCAGCTCATCGTAAATATGTGCCTTGATAATCACACTTGAGGTATTGATTTTTTTAAAAAATAAATCCGAGTCCTCCATAGATGCCAGCATGCTGAGCGTATCTGTCAGTATGGAATTTTCTTCTGCCTCAAGAGGTTTTCCTTCTTTTGCCTTCTTTACAGTCAGCCCTTCAATCACAGTGATTTTAGGCTCTGTCTTTGCCTTTCTGAGTACCAGCCCGTCCGAATCTATGATAATATATGTACCATTATAAAGTACGGCGGCCTTCTCTGATCGTTCCGTCACATCAATGACTACGGTGGATGGCAGTTTTCTTTTAATCTTGACGTTTTTAAAATAAGGATCTTTTAAAAGCTTGTCTTTTATCCCACTCTTTTTCAAGCTGAAAATATTTTTGCCGACTTGTATTCCCGCCTTGTCCTTTACCTGCTCCACTGTGTAATAATTGTTGTTTTCGACTTTCACTGAATCAATATCGAACCACTCAGAGGTCATCAAAAAATATAAACCAGCTCCTACTGCTATTATTACTAATAACCTTAGGAGATAGTTCTTTTTCTTTCGTTTTTTCTTCTTTCTAAGTTTATCAGTCATTTGTTTTCCTAATATCTGCTCCAAGACTTCTCAATGTCTGAGAAAAGTCTGCATATCCTCTCTCTATGTGTTCTATACCCTCAATAACCGTTTTTCCCTGTGCCATAAGCCCGGCAATCACCAGAGAAGCTCCTCCCCTTAGATCCGTTGCCGATAAACGACATCCTTTCAGTTCCTTCACGCCGTTTATAAAAGCGTGGTTCTCTTCAACCGAAATATCTGCTCCCATCCTTTTCAGTTCCTCGGTAAAGGCGAAGCGATTCTCAAAAATCGTTTCGTCCACATAACTGCTTCCTTCCGCCAAGGTCAACATGGATAAGAAAGGAGATTGCAGGTCTGTGGGGAATTCAGGATAAGGGCCGGTTATAATTTTGCTCGGTGCCTTTAATTTGGCAGGTGCTTTAAAATATATTTTATCTCTTTTTACCCCTACTTCGCAACCTGTTTCTATAAGCTTTTCTAAAATACTTTTTAAATGCCGGCTTTGAGCGTGGTGCAGGATTAATTCTCCTCCTGTGGCAGCCGCAGCAGCCAAATACGTGCCGCACTCTATTCTGTCCGGTATAATTTGGTGATTTCCGCCGTGCAGGACAGAGCATCCGTTAATATATATGGTTTTTGTTCCGGCGCCCTTAATATCTGCTCCGCAGGCATTTAGGAAATCCTGCAAATCCCCGATTTCAGGTTCCATGGCACAATTATTCAACACCGTATGCCCTTCAGCCGTGGTTGCTGCCATAATTGCGTTTTCTGTAGCTCCGACGCTGGGAAAAGAAAAGTCAATTACCGCTCCTCGAAGTTTACTTGCTTTACAGATAATCACATCATCCTTTTCTATTATTTCAGCACCCAATCTTCTTAAAGCATATAAGTGTAAATCAATTGGTCTGCTGCCTATATTACAACCTCCGGGCTGACTGATCACCGCACTTCCGCATCTGCCGAGCAATGCGCCCAACAAAAAAACGGATGACCGCATCTCTCGCATCCGCTTCAAGGAAATGGTATCAGCCACCAGCTCCCTTGAATCCACGATTATCGTTTCGTCGCTTGTGTCTGTCTTACATCCCAATTCATTCAATATTTTTTTCATGCTACAAACATCGGTTATTTGCGGAATATTGGAAAGTTGACATTCAGCCCCACTCAATATGGTGGCCGCCAAAATCGGCAGTGCAGCGTTTTTAGCTCCCTTTACGTTATACTCACCGCTGATCCTGTTGCCGCCCCGTATATGATATGATTCCAAAACAGATACACCTCCACTATTATTAATACATAATATGAAAAGGTACCGGTTTTTGTTACTGTTTATATTCCCAAATGCTCATAAATAATTTTTGTTGCCTCGCAAGGAGCTGATTTTTGGCTGGCACGTTCCATGTCCTTTAGTTTCTGTGGATTTAATTTAAAGTGTGAAACAATTTTCAAAAGAGCTTCGGAACTCAGTTCCTTTTCTTCCATAAGAACAGCTCCTCCTTTATCTGCCACCGCTTTTGCATTATAGTACTGATGGTTCCCGGTTACATTCGGTGAAGGAATCAAAACAGACGCCTTGCCGCAAACTGTAATTTCCGAAACCGTCAATGCACCCGATCGGCTTATGACCAGGTCTGCGGCGCTTAAGTAATCCTGCATGTTGCTTATATATTTTTTTATGTGTATGTTGCCTTTATTAACAAAGCCCCTGTCTTCCATGGTCTTTAATATACTATCATAATATGCATTACCTGTTACAAAGTACAGTGAAATATTCTGAATGCCATTCAAATTTTCTGCTACTTCTATCATGACATCGTTTATTTTTCCTGCGCCCTGACTTCCTCCAAAGCATAGAAGCATAAAGTTCTCTTCCTGTTCTTTTATGAATCGCCTTGAATCCGTCTTGACTGCGTCAAAAAAAGCACGTCTGACCGGATTTCCGGATAAGATCAATTTCTCTTTATGCTTAAAATATTTCTCTGCGTCTGCAAAGCTGATGAATACATTTTCCACATATTTTTCAAGCATTTTATTGGTCATGCCCGGAAACGCATTCTGCTCATGTATAAAGGTCCTTATACCCAGCTTATGGGCTGCTCTTACCACCGGACCGCACACATAGCCGCCTGTCCCAATGACAATATCCGGCTTGAATTCCTTCAGAATTTTTTTTGCTTCCCTGCTGCCTTTCAAAAGATCCTTTACGACCTTTACATTCTTCATGATATGTTTTCGGTTAAAGCCGCTGACCGTCACAAATTTAATGGGATATCCGTTTTGAGGTACCAGATCCTTTTCCAAACCTCTTTTGGTTCCCACGAAAAGAATATCGGCATCCGGTCTCTTCTCTTTTATTTTTTCTGCTATGGCAATAGCAGGATAAATATGTCCTCCGGTTCCCCCGCCTGTCATAATAACTTTCATAACGTACTACCTTTCTTCAAATGATATAGGAATCTGTTTCCTTATTCCACTGCAACCGTATGCCTTGATATATTGAGGAGTATTCCCACTGAGGCCATAAAAATCATCAGGGCGTTGCCCCCGTAGCTGACAAAAGGCAGCGTAACTCCTGTAGGCGGCATGGACGAAGTCACTACCGCTATATTCAATATCACCTGAATACCTATCATGATGGAAATTCCCGATGCAAGCAAGGTTCCAAATAAATCCGCCGCATTAATGGCGATATGAATGCCCCGCCAGACTAGAATAATATAAGCTGCGATTAAAATCAGGCATCCCACATATCCCAGCTCTTCCCCTATGATCGCAAAGATGAAATCATTCTGCGGTTCAGGCAGATATAAATTTTTTTGTATGCTCTTTCCTAGACCTAATCCAAATAATCCTCCCGAGCCTAAAGCCAGCAAAGATTGAACCACCTGATACCCGGTGTTCAGCGGATCTGCGAAGGGATCCATAAAGCTGGTCAGACGCTTCATCCAATGGCTTTCAGGATTGGTAATAATCAGTGTACATATGCCCAAAGCCCCTACGCCGATCAGTCCGCCCAAATAAATGTAGTTCAGTCCCGCCGCAAACATGATCCCTATGATAATGATGCAGACCGTAATGGCTGTGGACAGATTGGGCTGCAGAACGATTAGCCCTGCATATACACCGCAGAGCAGGAACAGCGGAACCACGCCCTTGGTCAATGATTTTATAATTTTCGGATCTCTGCTTAAAAACCAGGACGTAAATATGATCGCCGCAGGCTTTGCCAATTCTCCGGGCATGATGGTAATTCCCCCCACTCCAAGCCACCTCGTAGCATAGTTTCGTTCTACCCCCAGCGGCGTAAAAAGAAGGGCCAGAAGTACGATACTTATAATCATGATGGGCTTTGCCACCTTGCCATAAATCCTGTAATCCACCGATGCGGTGACCAGCATTGCACCCAGCCCCAGAACAGCCCAAATCGTATCCTTGACCAGATAAGAGTATGGATTGCCGCTCTTGTTTATTGAAGTGTAATAACTGGCACTAAACACCATTATTATTCCGAAGATGACCAATGCCAATGTGATCAGCACCAGAACAAAATCTCCGGATTTCATTCTTCTTTTTCTTTTTGCCATTTACATTTCCAACCTCAGAAAATTATTTTTCCAGACCGTGAACACAATGTTTAAAATGTTCACCTCTCTGTTCAAAACAAGTATACATATCCCAGCTTGCACAGGCCGGAGAAAGCAAGACCGTATCTCCCGGTTCAGCCAGTTTAAAGGCTGCCGTCACGCACTCTTCCATGTTTTTAGCCATGGTTATGTGTGTAAAGCCTGCCGCCTCAGCCTGTTCTTTAATTTTAGGAGCCGTTTTTCCCAGCAGCACCATATGTTTTACCCTTCCGTGGAAGGATTTTATAAAGTCCGTAAAATCAGAGCCCTTATCATAGCCCCCCGCAATTAAAATAATGTTCTCTTTCATGGCATCAATGGCTTTCATAGAAGCATCCGGATTGGTGCCTTTCGAGTCGTTCACAAATTTAACGCCGTCCACCTGACCGCAGTATTCCAGCCGGTGCTCTACTCCGCCGAAGCTTTTCAGCGTATCTGAAATGACAGCAGGTTCAATTCCCGCAAAATAAGAAATGGCCGCTGCCGCCAGGGCATTCTCCAGATTGTGGTTCCCCGGAATCTTTAATTCATCTGCCCGGCATAGAGTAATTTTCTTTCCGTCATCATTAAGGATCACGATGCGCCCACCCTCTACAAAAGCTCCATACGACAGCTTTTTCTTTATGCTGAACGGAACAACCTTTGCGGTTTTGCACTGTTTACTCAGTTCAAAGCTGCCGGGGTCATCATAATTTGCGATGTAATAACCGTCTTTATCTTGATTTTGAAACACCTTAGCTTTTGCAGCTCCGTAGTTTTCCATGGTATGATGCCGGTTTAAATGATCCGGTGTCAAGTTTAAAATCGCAGAAATTTTAGGCTTAAAATATTTTGTGGTTTCCAGCTGAAAGCTGCTGGTTTCCGTTATGAGCCATGAATCCGGTTCGGCATTGACTGCCATGGATATAACCGCAACACCAATATTTCCGACCACATACGTTTTTCGCTTGGCGTTCTTAAAGATTTCTCCCACAAGCGTGGTGGTGGTGGTTTTTCCGTTGGTCCCTGTAATGGCCACATAATTTCCGTTTCCCACCCTGTACGCAATCTCCAGTTCGCCTATCACTTCAACGCCCTTTGCCACAGCCTCCTGTACAAAATTCAGTTCAGGGGGAACACCGGGGCTTAATACCATCATATCAATTTCATCCAGGCAGGCGGGTACTTCTCCGAAATAGCAGGTTACGTCTCTGCCCGCTAAGAAGTTCACCAATTGAGGTTCTATATCGAAAGCAGGTTTTGAATCCTGTACATAGACCTTTGCTCCAAGGTATAACAGAGCCTGCGCTGCTGCAATTCCTGATTTCCCCATTCCTACAATCAATACTTTTTTATCTTTCATATTATCTTTCATGCTTTCACCTCTACCTCTATAGAATGAGCAGCCCAATTACACAGCAAATCAGTGTAAA
This region of Aminipila luticellarii genomic DNA includes:
- the murG gene encoding undecaprenyldiphospho-muramoylpentapeptide beta-N-acetylglucosaminyltransferase is translated as MKVIMTGGGTGGHIYPAIAIAEKIKEKRPDADILFVGTKRGLEKDLVPQNGYPIKFVTVSGFNRKHIMKNVKVVKDLLKGSREAKKILKEFKPDIVIGTGGYVCGPVVRAAHKLGIRTFIHEQNAFPGMTNKMLEKYVENVFISFADAEKYFKHKEKLILSGNPVRRAFFDAVKTDSRRFIKEQEENFMLLCFGGSQGAGKINDVMIEVAENLNGIQNISLYFVTGNAYYDSILKTMEDRGFVNKGNIHIKKYISNMQDYLSAADLVISRSGALTVSEITVCGKASVLIPSPNVTGNHQYYNAKAVADKGGAVLMEEKELSSEALLKIVSHFKLNPQKLKDMERASQKSAPCEATKIIYEHLGI
- the ftsW gene encoding putative lipid II flippase FtsW; the protein is MAKRKRRMKSGDFVLVLITLALVIFGIIMVFSASYYTSINKSGNPYSYLVKDTIWAVLGLGAMLVTASVDYRIYGKVAKPIMIISIVLLALLFTPLGVERNYATRWLGVGGITIMPGELAKPAAIIFTSWFLSRDPKIIKSLTKGVVPLFLLCGVYAGLIVLQPNLSTAITVCIIIIGIMFAAGLNYIYLGGLIGVGALGICTLIITNPESHWMKRLTSFMDPFADPLNTGYQVVQSLLALGSGGLFGLGLGKSIQKNLYLPEPQNDFIFAIIGEELGYVGCLILIAAYIILVWRGIHIAINAADLFGTLLASGISIMIGIQVILNIAVVTSSMPPTGVTLPFVSYGGNALMIFMASVGILLNISRHTVAVE
- the murD gene encoding UDP-N-acetylmuramoyl-L-alanine--D-glutamate ligase, encoding MKDNMKDKKVLIVGMGKSGIAAAQALLYLGAKVYVQDSKPAFDIEPQLVNFLAGRDVTCYFGEVPACLDEIDMMVLSPGVPPELNFVQEAVAKGVEVIGELEIAYRVGNGNYVAITGTNGKTTTTTLVGEIFKNAKRKTYVVGNIGVAVISMAVNAEPDSWLITETSSFQLETTKYFKPKISAILNLTPDHLNRHHTMENYGAAKAKVFQNQDKDGYYIANYDDPGSFELSKQCKTAKVVPFSIKKKLSYGAFVEGGRIVILNDDGKKITLCRADELKIPGNHNLENALAAAAISYFAGIEPAVISDTLKSFGGVEHRLEYCGQVDGVKFVNDSKGTNPDASMKAIDAMKENIILIAGGYDKGSDFTDFIKSFHGRVKHMVLLGKTAPKIKEQAEAAGFTHITMAKNMEECVTAAFKLAEPGDTVLLSPACASWDMYTCFEQRGEHFKHCVHGLEK